A genomic stretch from Apis cerana isolate GH-2021 linkage group LG7, AcerK_1.0, whole genome shotgun sequence includes:
- the LOC107999402 gene encoding transcription initiation factor TFIID subunit 1 isoform X5 — protein MADSEEENDKDIISGINMTGFLFGNIDDNGQLEDDILDPEAKQHITSLNRLGLSSFIREMMLNEDIIEEKGNESNDKIEEENDAADEKDINYVEKSPSALDFSDINELAEDEKEESNKQDIFEGKPEKENADYDADDEEVIIKSDTQLMPPPPIPEEKEALTAEEAEAARQRKLETPLASMLPSKYANVDVTELFPDFRANKVLRFSRLFGPGKPSSLPQIWRGVKRRRKKKRHHDVRDSDSGSDQEEKKSKFKGWVMQYGTDQTPDMYCSDDENKLLMPIEDKEQIGKTGETGENGDMGPKVADWRFGPAQLWYDMLQVPETGDGFNYGFKLIDKTDELNNKDKNIRDTNEEFSDDAFLMVSQLHWEDDVIWNGDDIKHKVLQKLNSKNNAAGWVPSSGNRTAQAFSQPGKGAPVSVTSNVRLATSQITTPLHMQSQKTKMNMNKANQQQNREENYDDTWYSIFPVENEELVYGLWEEEVIWDPENMKKIPKPKILTLDPNDENIVLGIPDDIDPALVHKDNGPQPKVKIPHPHVKKSKLLLGKAGVINVLEEDTPPPPPKSPDRDPFNISNDTYYMPRSSETTLRLKVGGGNLIQHSTPVVELRVPFVQTHMGPMRLRNFHRPPLRKFSHGPVAHSGPHSVLPLIKHIKKKAKQREQERIASGGGDVFFMRTPEDLTGKDGELVLIEFSEEHPPLMNQVGMCSKVKNYYKRKAGKDQGPQKYKYGETAYAHTSPFLGILTPGQSIQAVENNMYRAPIYEHKIPETDFLVIRTRQQYYIREVDALFVAGQECPLYEVPGPNSKRANNFVRDFLQVFIYRLFWKSRDTPRRIKMDDIKRAFPSHSESSIRKRLKLCADFKRTGMDSNWWVIKPDFRLPTEEEIRAMVSPEQCCAYFSMIAAEQRLKDAGYGEKFLFTPQDDDDEEMQLKMDDEVKVAPWNTTRAYIQAMKGKCLLQLAGPADPTGCGEGFSYVRVPNKPTISKEEQEAQPKRTVTGTDADLRRLSLNNAKALLRKFGVPEEEIKKLSRWEVIDVVRTLSTEKAKAGEEGMTKFSRGNRFSIAEHQERYKEECQRIFDLQNRVLSSNEVLSTDEGESSEEDSSDIEEMGKNIENMLSNKKTSTQLSLEREEQQRHELRKMLMGEVQEQDKKTKEKKKDDEEDSPVNNFNSQQGRVLKIYRTFRNPEGKEYTRVELVRKSAVIDTYIKIRNSKDETFIKQFATLDEAQKEEMKREKRRIQEQLRRIKRNQERERMLGGPMTGNNASSSNIFDRSSNNTPTTTSSNSILPFCNSFQSTSPASKHPKPDISPSKRKKPKLKPDLKLKCGACGNVGHMRTNKACPLYQNSITTAPVNVAMTEEQEEEIEKQLNTDDQDLVNVDGTKVKLSSKLIKHAEEMKRRTLLLKVPKEAVNSKKRRRATGDDHCDYLKRQQRPANRRRTDPVVVMSTMLESILNEMRDLPDVQPFLFPVNAKAVPDYYKIIQRPMDLQTIRENLRLKKYQSREEFLADVNQIVENSTLYNGIKSSLTVAAKRMLETCVERLGEKEDRLMRLEKAINPLLDDNDQVALTFILDNVVNNKLKSMTEAWPFLKPVNKKLVKDYYNVIKRPMDLETISKKVSAHKYHNRHEFLRDIEQILENCTVYNGKESPFTQKAELLVKVCKETLDEYDEHLTQLENNILLVQKRAMEQADIDSSWLGADEENYTIVEPEFRGSQTSSPENPFGKTNMEDFDFVDVEGDMEGDGSRSVNSKKKDVLEEDLQFSSEDEFDEVPFGTDEQSENAEMETLELNEVRENTEGGVVLADDDSQQAAEAMVQLDESMDVDPNYDPSDFLLAGLPARDEKSENKIQDDLAVSESDDDAENNAKQKQKTSQPLPQPEEDVGGDLWF, from the exons atggctGATTCTGAAGAGGAAAacgataaagatataatatctgGAATCAATATGACTggttttttatttggaaacatTGATGACAATGGTCAATTGGAAGATGATATTCTTGATCCAGAAGCAAAGCAACACATAACTTCATTAAATAGACTTGGATTAAGTTCATTTATTCGCGAAATGATGTTAAATGAAGatattattgaagaaaagGGTAATGAatctaatgataaaattgaagaagaaaatgatgcAGCtgatgaaaaagatataaattatgtagaaAAATCACCTAGTGCACTTGATTTTTctgatataaatgaattagcagaagatgaaaaagaagaaagta acAAACAGGACATATTTGAAGGTAAACCTGAGAAGGAAAATGCTGATTATGATGCAGATGATGaagaagttattattaaatctgatACACAATTAATGCCACCTCCTCCAATAcctgaagaaaaagaagcacTTACAGCAGAAGAAGCAGAAGCTGCACGTCAGCGTAAATTAGAAACTCCCCTTGCTTCTATGCTACCATCAAAATATGCCAATGTAGATGTTACTGAATTATTTCCTGACTTTCGAGCTAATAAAGTTCTAagattttcaagattatttgGTCCAGGAAAACCTAGTAGTCTTCCACAAATATGGAGAGGTGTCAAAAGGAGACGTAAAAAGAAACGTCATCATGATGTTAGAGATTCTGATTCTGGTTCTGatcaggaagaaaaaaaatcaaaatttaaa GGTTGGGTAATGCAATATGGTACAGATCAAACTCCAGATATGTATTGTTctgatgatgaaaataaattattaatgccaATAGAAGATAAAGAACAAATTGGCAAAACAGGTGAAACTGGTGAAAATGGAGATATGGGACCAAAAGTAGCAGATTGGCGATTTGGTCCTGCACAGCTTTGGTATGATATGCTTCAAGTTCCAGAAACTGGAGATGGTTTTAATTATGGATTTAAACTTATTGATAAG acagatgaattaaataataaagataaaaatattagagataCTAATGAAGAATTTTCTGATGATGCATTTTTAATGGTATCACAATTGCATTGGGAAGATGATGTCATATGGAATGGTGATGATATAAAGCATAAG GTATTACAgaaattaaatagtaaaaataatgcgGCTGGATGGGTACCATCCAGTGGAAATAGAACTGCTCAGGCATTTAGTCAACCAGGCAAAGGTGCACCTGTATCAGTTACATCAAATGTTCGATTAGCCACTTCACAAATTACAACTCCATTACATATGCAATCTCAAAAAActaaaat gAACATGAATAAAGCGAATCAACAACaaaatcgagaagaaaattatgacGATACTTGGTATTCGATTTTTCCTGTAGAAAACGAAGAATTGGTATATGGTCTTTGGGAGGAAGAAGTAATTTGGGATcctgaaaatatgaaaaaaattcctaaaCCTAAAATTCTTACTTTGGATCCCAATGATGAGAATATTGTTCTTGGTATTCCTGATGATATAGATCCAGCTTTAGTTCATAAAGATAATGGACCTCAACCAAAAGTGAAAATACCTCATCCTCATGTtaagaaaagtaaattattattgggaAAAGCTGGAGTAATTAATGTATTAGAAGAAGAtactccaccaccaccaccaaaaTCACCTGATAGAGatccatttaatatttcaaatgatac atattatatgcCACGATCATCAGAAACAACATTACGATTAAAAGTTGGAGGTGGAAATTTAATACAACACAGTACACCAGTAGTAGAATTACGTGTTCCATTTGTTCAAACTCATATGGGTCCAATGCGCCTTCGAAATTTCCATAGACCACCCTTAAGAAAATTTAGTCATGGTCCAGTTGCTCATTCTGGTCCACATTCTGTATTGCCATTAATAAAGcacatcaaaaaaaaagccaaa CAAAGAGAACAAGAAAGAATTGCATCTGGTGGAGGTGATGTTTTCTTCATGAGAACTCCTGAAGATTTAACTGGCAAAGATGGTGAATTAGTACTTATTGAATTTTCTGAAGAGCATCCTCCTTTAATGAATCAAGTAGGAATGTGTTCTAAAGTGAAAAATTACTACAAAAGAAAAGCGGGAAAAGATCAAGGACCACAGAAATACAAATATGGTGAAACTGCTTATGCTCATACAAGTCCATTTCTTGGAATTCTTACACCTGGTCAAAGCATACAAGcagttgaaaataatatgtatagagCTCCAATTTACGAGCACAAAATTCCAGAGACAGATTTTTTAGTTATCAGAACAAG acaacaatattatatcagaGAAGTGGATGCTTTATTTGTTGCTGGTCAAGAATGTCCATTATATGAAGTTCCAGGTCCTAATTCAAAGAGAGCTAATAATTTTGTGAGAGATTTTTtacaagtatttatatatagattattttggAAATCTCGGGATACTCCTCGACGTATTAAAATGGATGATATTAAAAGAGCATTTCCTTCGCATAGCGAAAGTAGCATTAGAAAACGTTTGAAATTATGTGCTGATTTTAAAAGGACag gCATGGATTCAAATTGGTGGGTTATAAAACCTGACTTTAGATTACCaacagaagaagaaattcgagCAATGGTCTCTCCAGAACAATGTTGCGCTTATTTTAGTATGATTGCTGCTGAACAAAGGTTAAAAGATGCTGGATATGGTGAAAAGTTCCTATTTACCCCTcaagatgatgatgatgaagaaatgcaattaaaaatgGATGATGAAGTGAAAGTTGCACCTTGGAATACAACACGAGCATATATTCAAGCTATGAAAGGTAAATGTTTGTTACAACTGGCAGGACCAGCTGATCCTACAGGTTGTGGTGAAGGATTTTCTTATGTTCGAGTGCCAAATAAACCTACAATTAGCaaa gAAGAACAAGAAGCTCAACCAAAGAGAACTGTAACTGGAACTGATGCTGATTTAAGaagattatcattaaataatgcaAAAGCATTACTTCGAAAATTTGGTGTTcctgaagaagaaattaaaaaattatcgcgaTGGGAAGTAATTGATGTTGTTAGAACATTATCTACAGAAAAGGCTAAAGCTGGTGAAGAGGGTATGACTAAGTTTTCTCGAGGAAATCGGTTTTCTATTGCTGAGCATCaagaaagatataaagaagaaTGTCAAAGAATCTTTGATTTACAAAATCGTGTTTTATCTTCTAATGAAGTTTTAAGTACAGATGAAGGCGAAAGTTCTGAAGAAGATAGTTCTGACATAGAAGAGATgggtaaaaatatagaaaatatgctTTCCAATAAGAAAACTAGTACGCAATTATCTCTTGAACGAGAGGAACAACAACGACATGAATTACGAAAAATGTTGATGGGAGAAGTTCaagaacaagataaaaaaaccaaagaaaaaaagaaagatgatgAAGAGGATAGTCCtgtaaataactttaattcaCAACAGGGTAgggttcttaaaatttatcgaacgttTAGAAATCCAGAAGGCAAAGAATATACAAGGGTAGAATTAGTAAGAAAATCAGCGGTAATagatacttatataaaaattagaaattctaaagatgaaacatttattaaacaatttgcaACATTGGATGAAGCACAAAAAGAGGAAATgaagagggagaaaagaagaattcagGAACAATTACGTAGAATTAAACGGAATCAAGAACGAGAACGTATGCTTGGTGGTCCAATGACAGGAAATAATGCGTCGTCGAGTAATATATTTGATCGTAGTAGTAACAATACCCCAACAACTACATCCTCGAATAGTATCCTTCCATTCTGTAATTCTTTCCAATCTACTTCTCCTGCTTCTAAACATCCTAAACCTGATATATCTCCTTCTAAACGTAAGAAACCTAAACTTAAACCAGATCTTAAACTAAAATGTGGTGCTTGTGGTAATGTAGGTCACATGCGTACGAATAAAGCTTGTCCCTTATATCAGAATAGCATAACTACAGCACCAGTAAATGTTGCGATGACAGAGGAACAGGAGGAAGAGATTGAAAAGCAACTCAATACAGATGATCAAGATCTCGTTAACGTAGATGGAACTAAAGTGAAATtatcatctaaattaattaag CATGctgaagaaatgaaaaggCGCACGTTACTTTTGAAAGTGCCCAAGGAAGCCGTAAATTccaaaaaacgaagaagagcTACTGGAGATGATCATTGTGATTATCTTAAGCGACAACAAAGACCTGCCAATAGGCGTAGAACAGATCCTGTTGTTGTTATGTCTACAATGCTAGAAAGTATACTTAACGAAATGAGAGACTTACCTGATGTTCAACCTTTTCTATTTCCTGTTAATGCCaag gCTGTTcctgattattataaaattatacaaaggcCTATGGATTTGCAAACTATAcgtgaaaatttaagattaaagaaatatcaaagtcgagaagaatttttagcTGATGTTAAtcaaattgtagaaaattcaACTCtatataatggaataaaaagttCATTAACAGTGGCAGCCAAACGTATGCTGGAAACTTGTGTAGAAAGActtggagaaaaagaagatcgtCTGATGAGATTAGAAAAAGCAATTAATCCTTTATTGGATGACAATGATCAAGTTGctcttacttttattttagacaatgttgtaaataataaattgaaatctatGACAGAAGCTTGGCCATTTTTAAAACcagttaataagaaattagtgAAAGATTACTATAATGTTATTAAGAGACCTATGGATTTAGAAACTATATCTAAAAAAGTATCTG cacataaatatcataatcgtCATGAATTTCTTAGAGATATCGaacaaattttggaaaattgtacAGTATACAATGGAAAGGAATCTCCATTTACACAAAAAGCAGAATTGCTGGTGAAAGTTTGCAAAGAAACATTAGATGAG tatgaTGAACATTTAACACAGttagaaaacaatatattattagtacAAAAACGAGCAATGGAACAAGCAGACATAGATTCTTCATGGCTTGGAGCagatgaagaaaattatactATTGTAGAACCAGAATTTAGAGGg AGTCAAACAAGTTCACCAGAAAACCCATTTGGAAAAACGAACATGgaagattttgattttgtagATGTAGAAGGAGATATGGAAGGTGATGGTAGTAGAAGtgtaaattctaaaaagaaagatgttCTTGAAgaag ATTTACAATTCTCTAGTGAAGATGAATTTGATGAAGTTCCATTTGGTACGGATGAACAGTCTGAGAATGCTGAAATGGAAACACTTGAATTGAACGAAGTTAGAGAAAATACAGAAGGCGGAGTAGTATTGGCAGATGATGATAGTCAACAAGCAGCAGAAGCAATGGTTCAATTGG acGAAAGTATGGATGTAGATCCAAATTATGATCCTTCTGACTTTTTGTTAGCTGGTTTACCAGCTAGAGatgaaaaaagtgaaaataaaatacaggACGATCTTGCTGTATCTGAAAGCGATGATGATGCAGAAAATAACGCGAAACAAAAACAGAAAACATCACAACCATTACCGCAACCAGAAGAAGATGTTGGTGGTGATCTTTggttttaa